The following coding sequences are from one Triticum dicoccoides isolate Atlit2015 ecotype Zavitan chromosome 4A, WEW_v2.0, whole genome shotgun sequence window:
- the LOC119286136 gene encoding aquaporin SIP1-1-like — MAMGAAVREAAADGVVTFLWVLCVSTLGASTAAVTTYLSLHEGIHYALLVTVSILALLLFAFNLLCDALGGASFNPTGVAAFYAAGLTSPSLFSIALRLPAQAAGAVGGALAISELMPEQYKHMLGGPSLKVDPHTGAVAEGVLTFVITFAVLCIIVKGPRNPIVKTAMLSVTTVSLVLTGAAYTGPSMNPANAFGWAYVNNLHNTWEQLYVYWICPFIGAILAAWTFRAVFPPPAPKPKTKKA, encoded by the exons ATGGCGATGGGAGCGGCtgtgcgggaggcggcggcggacggcgtcgTGACTTTCCTCTGGGTGCTCTGCGTCTCCACGCTCGGCGCCTCCACGGCCGCCGTCACCACCTACCTCAGCCTGCACGAGGGGATCCACTACGCCCTCCTCGTCACCGTCTccatcctcgccctcctcctcttcgccttcaacctcctctgcgacGCCCTCGGCGGCGCCAGCTTCAACCCCACCGGCGTCGCCGCCTTCTACGCCGCCGGCCTCACCAGCCCCTCGCTCTTCTCCATCGCGCTCCGCCTACCAGCGCAG GCCGCCGGAGCCGTGGGCGGAGCTCTGGCCATCTCCGAGCTGATGCCGGAGCAGTACAAGCACATGCTCGGCGGGCCCTCGCTCAAGGTGGATCCCCACACCGGCGCCGTCGCCGAAGGTGTGCTCACCTTCGTCATCACCTTTGCCGTCCTCTGCATCATCGTCAAGGGACCCCGCAACCCCATCGTCAAGACAGCGATGCTCTCCGTCACCACCGTCAGCCTCGTCCTCACCGGCGCCGCATACACCGGCCCCTCCATGAACCCTGCCAAC GCCTTTGGTTGGGCGTATGTTAACAATCTGCACAACACCTGGGAGCAGCTGTACGTGTACTGGATATGCCCCTTCATCGGTGCCATTCTCGCTGCGTGGACCTTCAGGGCCGTGTTCCCGCCACCGGCCCCTAAGCCCAAGACCAAGAAAGCATGA